A genome region from Naumovozyma castellii chromosome 5, complete genome includes the following:
- the NCAS0E02350 gene encoding uncharacterized protein (ancestral locus Anc_7.48) produces MSFDNEAYLADQNRPHCLESNVFFGSLQTIATQTQSIKHENIRFFIAIDIPTQQAAKLYTDVISNIYDSKDDVIMINFDSKAIPNDSLFQSDELLTFYRWNNSRLLALSMGQVIANAPNAITNELDYIMQGNNKLDSNIITLENIEKFQVFNDFVTIFKNLGNKILIFGDVEDNENLITLLISTVLRKTPTLKLMDALQFVKNLKSGDGLQLREEKIFWCSPLINYHEFVRKNKMYWGPSSNKTINTTSMLSYQNINSNPMFMKTNKRHEDNMMTNLPKQISVSSSKRSRAD; encoded by the coding sequence ATGTCCTTCGATAATGAAGCTTACCTAGCTGACCAAAATAGACCCCATTGTCTCGAATCTAATGTCTTCTTCGGTTCTTTACAAACCATAGCGACTCAAACCCAATCAATAAAACATGAAAATATAAGATTCTTTATTGCCATCGATATTCCAACACAACAAGCGGCAAAATTATACACAGACGTCATCTCGAACATTTATGACTCCAAAGATGatgtaataatgataaatttcGATTCCAAAGCTATCCCTAACGATTCCCTTTTCCAATctgatgaattattgacTTTCTACCGTTGGAATAATAGTCGTCTTCTGGCATTATCAATGGGTCAAGTTATAGCCAATGCGCCCAACGCCATCACAAATGAATTGGACTATATAATGCaaggaaataataaattagattctaatattattacgctagaaaatattgaaaaattccaagtctttaatgattttgttACCATTTTTAAAAACTTGGGGAACAAAATTCTCATATTCGGAGATGTTGAAGATAACGAAAATTTAATCACTTTGTTAATATCGACCGTATTAAGGAAAACACCAACTTTAAAATTAATGGATGCATTACAATTTGttaagaatttgaaaagtgGTGATGGTTTGCAGTTAAGGGaggaaaaaatattttggtgTAGTCCACTTATTAATTACCATGAATTTGtaaggaaaaataaaatgtaTTGGGGACCCTCTTCCAATAAAACAATTAATACTACTTCAATGTTGAGTTATCAGAATATTAATAGTAATCCAATGTTTATGAAGACGAATAAAAGACACGAGGATAATATGATGACAAATCTACCCAAGCAAATCAGCGTATCAAGTAGTAAGAGATCTCGTGCTGATTAA
- the NCAS0E02360 gene encoding basic helix-loop-helix domain-containing protein (ancestral locus Anc_7.47) — translation MDSIIANNQNFAPVVKTEESQQEHNFNSWMLQPAKGSIMDMQQQQQQDIKPALIPSNNSSASLASSWFEPLENIISSASASTSSIGSPLDEAQFMLQSSSNAAAAVASSLPDLLAPFIKREQQQDLFTPFDEEFETKQTQQEEQQLPQKKRVKRAPRKRLTVDQKQAHNKIEKKYRININTKIAKLQQIIPWVSSERTAFEVANAKAKAAKENNDNEENNNNLTNLTNNNNNNNDNIINNTLQHLNVGGCTKLNKSIILEKAVDYILYLQNNERLYEMEVQRLKKEVESLKNKD, via the coding sequence ATGGACTCTATAATCGCTAACAACCAGAACTTCGCTCCAGTCGTAAAGACTGAGGAATCACAACAGGAACACAATTTCAACAGCTGGATGCTCCAACCCGCAAAGGGCTCCATAATGGACAtgcagcagcagcagcagcaggACATCAAACCAGCACTGATCCCATCGAACAACTCCTCCGCCTCACTGGCTTCATCGTGGTTCGAaccattggaaaatatcatCTCTTCCGCTTCCGCCTCCACTTCTTCCATCGGTTCTCCATTGGATGAAGCGCAATTCATGCTGCAATCAAGCTCAAACGCCGCCGCCGCCGTCGCTTCCTCACTACCTGACTTGTTGGCTCCTTTCATTAAGAGGGAACAACAGCAGGATTTATTCACACCATTCGATGAGGAGTTCGAAACTAAACAGACTCAGCaggaagaacaacaattgccacagaagaagagagtCAAGAGAGCTCCAAGGAAGAGACTCACCGTGGATCAAAAGCAAGCGCATAACAAGATCGAGAAGAAGTATagaatcaatatcaatacAAAGATTGCCAAATTGCAACAGATCATTCCATGGGTCTCTAGTGAGAGAACTGCCTTTGAAGTCGCTAATGCAAAGGCAAAGGCGGCTAAGgaaaacaatgataatgaagagaataataacaatttaACGAATTTAACgaataacaacaacaacaacaatgataatattattaataacaCATTGCAACATTTGAATGTGGGTGGATGCACTAAACTGAATAAGAGTATAATCTTGGAGAAGGCTGTTGATTATATTCTCTATTTGCAAAATAATGAACGTCTTTATGAAATGGAGGTgcaaagattgaaaaaagaggtggaatctttgaaaaataaagattAA